The DNA window CTTGCCGACCACCAGCGGCATCCCGTCTGGGTGGACGCACCGGGGCAGCACCGCCGCCAGGGAGTCGACCGCGCGCCACAGGTGGCTCAGGTCCGCCCCGCGGCCCGACGGCGACTGGGGCGTGCCGACGGCCAGGAAGTGGACGTCGGCGCGGGCGGCGGCGGCATCGAGCGCAGCGGTGTAGCGCAGGCGGCCGGTCCGCGCGCCCCGGCGCAGCAGCTCGTCCAGTCCGGGCTCGTAGAAGGGGGCCTCTCCGCGGGCCAGGCGCTCCAGGCGCGCCGGGTCGGTCTCCACGCCCAGGACGTGGTGGCCCAGGTCGGCCATGGCCGCGGCGTGGACGGCTCCCAGGTAGCCGCAGCCGATCACTGTCAGTCTCATGATGGTCTCCATCCGGGGGTTGTAGTGGTGCGGTGCAGGGCGAGGCCGATCCAGTCCCTCATCCAGGCGCTGGCGCCGGGGCGGAAGACGTGGACGAGGGCCAGGCGCAGGCGCGCGGCGTCGGTGTAGGTGCGCAGCCGCCGCGCGGTGGTGGGCAGGTGCGCGGCGACGTCGTCCAGCAGGCCCAGGACGCGGTCGTGGGCCGCGGCGCCCAGGCGGCCGGTTACTCGCGCGAGGTCGGCGTGCGCGGCGAGGTTGCCCAGGTCCAGGGCGGCCTCGGCGGTGGCGGCGGTGTCCAGGTCGATCAGTGACAGATCGCACCCGTCCCACAGGAGCTGGCCGTCATGCAGGTCCCGGTGGGCTGCGACCGCGGGGCCGCGCTCCTCGTCCAGGGCGGCGCACGCCCGCTCAATGCTCCGTTCGATCCGGCCTTGGCCGCCGACGGCGTCCAGGACGTCCAGGGCGCCGGCCGCGCGCGTCCGGACCAGCCACCGGTGCAGCACGCCCGCCTCGTGCGCGCCCGTGTGCTCCGGCAGCGCGGCCGCGTCCCGTACGGCGTCGGGCCACACCCGGGCCAGGCGCCGCCAGCCGGCCAGTCCCGCGTCTCCCAGCTCGTGCAGGGACCGCCCCGGCACGAGTTCCAGGTCGAGATGGTCGGCGCCGCGGCCCACGACTCCGGGTACGCGCAGGCCGGCGCCCTCGAAGACGCGCCGCACCCGCGGCGGGCAGAGGCGGTGGGCCCGGCCCGGGCGCACGATCTTGCGCACCAGGCGCCCGCCGACGACGACGGCGCGCCGTCCCGGCCTGTGGACCGCCAGGCGCCCGCCCAGCTCGCCCGCCAGGGCGGGCGTCAGTCCCGGCAGGTCCGGGTCGGCGGCGTAGGGGGCCAGGCGCCAGGTCCCGGTGCGCTCGACGCGCCCGGCCCGCAGCAGGCCGTCGGAGGCGTCCACGGCCTCGAAGGCGATGGCGCCGTCGGCCTCCGGCCAGGCCCGGCGCAGCCCGGGGATCCGGGGCAGGGCCCAGATCGGGCCGGACCCGGTCTGCGGGGTCGGCGGGGTCGGCGGGGTCAACGGGTCGCGCATGTCTCCTCCAGTTCCTCCAATTCCCGGCCGATGCGCTCGCGCCAGCGCGTATCGGCGTGGCGCAGCGGCTCGGCCAGGCGCGCCAGGCGGGCGCCGAGCACCCCCGCCGCCAGGTCGGCCTCGTCCGGCACCCGCCCGCCGGCGTCGGCGTAGCCGTCCAGGAGGGCGCGCCCCGTCGCGTCGTCGACGACCGCCAGGTAGGAGCCCAGGTCGGTGGCGGCGGGGGCCAGCCGGGAGCGCTCGAAGTCGGTGATCCACACGGCGCCGTCGGCCCGGCGCACCAGGACCTGGTCGGGCGTGAAGTCGCCGTGGGCGAGGACCCGGGGGGCGGGCGGGGCGGCGGGCAGGCGCTCGTCCAGGGCGAGCACCCGGGCCGCGAGCCCCGGGTCCAGGGCCCGCAGGACCGAGGCGTGGACGGCGCCCGCCCGCCGCCTCTCCGCCCCCCGCCCGGGCAGGCGGGCCGCCAGGTCGGCGGGCAGGCGCCGGGCCGAGGCGTGCAGGGCGGCCAGGGCGGCCCCGGCCGCCGCGGTCGCCGCGGCGAGCGCCGCCCCCGGGAGGGCCACGCGCGCCAGGTCGGCGTCGCCCACGAATCTCAGGGCGCTGATATGCGTCGGCGGGCCCGGGGCGGCGAATCCGGGCGCCGCGGCGGGAATCGGCGCGCCCGGGACGCGCGCGGCAATGAAGTCGCGCAGGCGCAGCTCGTCGTCCTGGGGGGCGGAGGTGATGCGCACCACCCCGGTGCCGGTGCGTACGACCAGGCGCCGCAGGGGGTTGTGGCGCAGCACCCGCGCGCCGTCGGGGTCCTCCACGAGCCCGCCGGCCGCGGCCCGGCCCACGTGCTCCATGAGCGCGGGGTCGGAGGCGAGCCGGCCGGCGTGCAGCACCAGGCCGCCGTCGAGCTCGCGCCGCACGGTGCGCAGGCCGCGCTCGCGGGCGCGGCGCGCGGCCCGCTCCGCCTTGGCGCGGCTGATGGGCCACAGCAGGCGGGCCCAGCCGGCGGGCCGGCCGGTGGCCGCCTCCTCCAGGCCCACCGCCAGCGACACGTCCGGTTTGATGCGCAGCCGTGCGGCGCGCACCGGCCAGCCGGTCAGGTCGGATAGCCGGTCCTGATCGAGCACGGCCTCGACGGCGGCCCAGGTGCTAGAGATGTCCACGGCGCCCCCCTCCGACGGCCGGCGCCTCCGGCACCGGGCTCGCCCCGGTCCAGGAGCGGAAGATCCGGGAGTGGGCGAGCAGGCGCTCGGGGGAGTCGTCCAGGACGATCCGGCCGTCCTCGATCCACACGACCCGGTCCGCCCGCACGGCGACGTCGGCGTCGTGGGTGACGATGAGCGTGGTCCGGCCGCGCGCGAGGCGGTCGACGGCGTCGAGCACGAGGGTGCGGGCCGCGGGGTCCAGCCCCGTGGTGGCCTCGTCGAGGATGACCACCGGCGTGTCGCGCAGCAGCGCCCGGGCGATGGCCACGCGCTGGCGCTGCCCACCGGACAGGGTGTCGCCCCGCTCCCCGACGGGGGTGGCGTAGCCGCCGGGCAGGGAGACGATGAAGTCGTGGGCGCCCGCCCTGCGCGCCGCGGCCTCGACCTCCTCGTCGGTCGCGTCGGGCCGCCCCATGCGGATGTTGTCGCGGATGGTGCCGGTCAGCAGGACCGCGTCCTGGTGGAGGACGGACACGCTGGCGCGCAGTTCGCCCAGGTCGAGCGCCGGCAGGGGCAGCCCGTCGAGGCGGACCTCGCCGGCCACCGGGTCCAGGGCGCGCACCACCAGGGACACCAGCGTGGACTTGCCCGACCCCGAGGGGCCCACGAGCGCCACGTGCTCGCCCGGGGCGACCGTCAGGCTGATGCCGTGGAGGACCTCGTTGCCGTCGTAGCGGGTGACCACGCCGTTGAAGTCGATGTGCCCGCGCACCCGCCCCAGGGGCAGGGGGGAGACGGGCGAGATGATGTCGGGGACCACCGCCATGAGGTCGGCGACGCGCTCGCCCGAGGCGGTGGCGCGGGCGATGCGCCCGGTGTACTTGGCCATGTCCCGCAGGGGCTTCATGGTGGTGCGCAGGTAGGTGGTGAACAGGACCAGGTCCCCCGGCGTCATCGCCCCCTGGAGCACGCGCAGCCCGCCGCCGACCATAACCAGGGCGGTGGCCACGCCCACCAGGACGTCGGTGGAGCGCTCCAGGCGCGCCGCCAGCCGCAGGGAGCGCACCCCGGTGCGCAGCGAGTCGCGGTTGGCCCCGATGAAACGGTCCAGGATCAGCTCCTCCAGACCGTAGGCCTGCACCACCTTGATGGTGGCCAGCGCCTCCTGGGCGGTGTTGGCCAGCTGCCCCTCGCTCTTGCGGGTGCGCCGCGACGCCGTCGTGATCCGCTTGGAACTGCCCGAGGAGGTGACCAGGAAGACGATCACGGCCGCGACCACGACGAGCGCCAGCAGCGGGTCGAGGACGAACATGACCACGACCATGACCAGGAGCGTGAGCACATTGGCGGCCAGCGGCAGGCCGGCGGTCACGGCCACGTCCTGCATGCGGGCGATGTCGGAGACCAGGCGCTGGACGGTGTCGGCGCTGCGGTTGCGGGCGTGGAACTGCTGGGACAGGCCCGCCACGTGCCGGAAGGCGCGCGCCCGCAGGGCGACCGCCGTGCGCGAGCCGGCCAGCGCGAAGGACACGGTGGCCAGGTAGTTGCACAGCGCCCGCATAAACACGATCCCCACGAGCCCGGCCCCGCAGGCCACCAGGCCCAGGACGCTGGCGGGCGCGTAGCCGGTGCTCGTGCCCAGCGAGGACAGCACGGAGTCGACGACGATCTTCATGGGCCAGGGCTCGAGCACCCGGAAGACGACCTCGCTCATCAGGGCCAGGGTCCCGCCTGCCACCATCAGCAGGTGGGGGCGCAGGTCGGGGCCCACCAGGCGCAGGGTGCGGGTGAGCGCCGAGCGGCGCACGCGGGCGCTCATGACGCGCCCCCCTCCGGCCCCAGCCGGCAGAGCACGTCGGCCACTACCCGGTCCCAGCCGTGGCGCTCCTCGGCCAGGCGGCGCCCCGCGGCGCCCAGGCGGGCCCGCTCGTCCGCGTCGAGCGCCAGGGCGTCGATCGCCCCGGCCAGGCGCGCCGGGTCGGAGGGCGGCACGAGCACCCCGGCGCCGCGCAGCATCCCGGGCAGCTGCCCGACGGCGGAGCCGACCACCGGCAGGCCCGCGGCCAGGTACTCCAGGACCTTGAGGGGGGAGAAGTACTGCTCGTCCGCCCCGCCCAGGTCCGGATAGGGGGCGACGGCGATGGCCGCCCCGGCCAGGTGCGCGGGGATCCGGTCGGGGGCCACCTCCCCCCGGAAGTCGACGTCGATCCCGAGGTCTTCGGCCAGGGCGCGCAGCGCGGGCATCTGCGGGCCGTCGCCGATAATGCGCAGGCTCCACGGGGCGCGGGCCATCGCCGCGGCCCGCAGCAGGTCGTCCACGCCGTGCCAGGGCTTGAGGGTCCCCACGAAGACGACGACGACGCCGGGATCCTCCCGGGAGGGCCGGATGCGCTCCAGGGACACGCCGTTGGGCACGGTCGCGGCGCGGCAGTCCGGCACCAGGCGCTCCACCCATCGGCGCACCGGGTCGGACACGCACGCGGTCAGGCGCGCCCGCCCGGCCTGGGCGCGCAGGGCGGCCAGGGCGCCGGCCCCGTCCACCAGGACCCGGTGCCTGCGCTGCTCGTCGATGAGGGGGGCGTTGACCTCCAGCACGCCGGGCGCGCCCGCGGCGCGTGCGACGTCGGCCAGCGCGGTGGAGAACAGGGAGTAGCGCTCGTAGACGAGGTCGGCGCCGCGCTCCAGGACGTCGCGGGCCGCGCGCCGGGAGGCCCGCGCCTGGGCGCGTTCGCGTCCGGCGGGGTCGTGGGCGCGCACCGGGGTCTCCACAACCGTCAGGTCGGCCAGGTCCGCGGGGACCAGGTCGCCGCAGCGGGCCGCGTGGAGAACCACCTCGTGGCCGGCGCGGCGCAGGGCGCGCACCACCTCCTGGACGTGGACGCTGGCGCCCTTGGCGCCGAAGACGGGCACGCCCGGATCCAGGCACACATAGGACACCCGCATCAGCCGACCTCCTCCGTCCCGGCGCCGGCCGGCCGCCCATCCGGCCGCCGCGCCTCCGCGTCCGGTTGCCCGTCCGGCCGCTCACCCGGCCGCTCGCGCTGCCAGGCGGACAGCACCGCCGCCTGGGCGCGGGAGTCGAACTCCTCCTCGATGAGCGCGCGGGCCCCGGCCGCCAGGGGGGCCGGATCGACCGACCCGTCGGCCAGGCCCCGCAGGGCGCGGACCAGGGCCGGCGCATCGCCCGGGGGCAGCAGGATCCCGGTCTGGCCGTCGCGCACCACCTCCGGCATGCCGGTCACCGCGGTGGCGATCACCGGCGTCCCGCAGGCCATGGCCTCCAGGACCACCGTGGGCAGGCCGTCGACATTGCCGTCGGCGGCGGGCACGCACGGGGCGACCAGGACGTGGGAGCCGTTCAGCAGGGAGCGCACCTCGCTCTGGGTCAGCGCCCCGGGCATCTGGACCCGCTCGCCCAGCCCCAGCTCCCCGACGAGCCCGGCCAGCGAGTCGCCGAGCTCCCCCTCGCCGGCGATCACCGCCGTGACCTCCACGCCGGAGTCGACCAGGGCGGCCAGCGCCCGCAGCAGCACGTCGAAGCCCTTCTTGGGCACCAGGCGGCCCACCGCGGCCACCCTCAGGGCGGTGCCCGGTGAGGGCGGCGCCGGCGGCCGGAACGGGAAGCGGTCGAGCTCCAGGGCGTTGTAGCGCAGGCAGATCCGCGCCCCGGTCCCCTCCAGCACCGTGCGCAGGTGATGCTCGTTGAACCGGCTGATGGCGATGACCCGATCGGCGTCGGCGCACACGCGCCGCAGCCAGACGGGGTCGACGTCGTCGTGGAAGATGTCCTTGGCGTGGGTGGTCACCGTGTAGGGGATGCCGGTCAGGCGCGAGGCGATCCAGGCGATGCGCGCCGCCAGGGAGGCGAAGTGCGCGTGCAGGTGCGTCACCCCGTCGGCCCGCGCCGCCGCCGCCAGGGCCACGCCCTGGGCGACGTCGTCACCCGGCAGGCCCGCCAGGACGGGCATGATCCCGGCCAGGCGCGAGCGCTGCCCGGCGTCGGGCAGCGAGTCCGCCAGCAGGCTCCACAGCTCGCAGGCCTTGAAGGGACGCGGCACCCACGACACCCGCGCGCGGACCCGGGCGATCTCCGGGTGGAAGCGCGAGTCGGTGGTGGGGCGCAGCGCGTAGATGGTCAGGTCGTCGCCCAGCTCCTCGCGGGCCAGGATCTCGGTGACGATAAAGGTCTCGGAGAAGCGGGGGTAGACCTTGAGGACGTATCCGATGCGGCTCATGAGGCCCTCTCCTGTCGTGCTCGGCGGCTGATGGTCGGATCGGGGCGCAGCAGGGCCGCGGCCCTGGCGGCGGCGGTGCGCAGCCCGTCGCGCCGCAGGCGGGCCCGCAGGACCCGGCGGGTGACCGCCCGGGCGACCCACCGGGTCAGGGCGCCGACGTCGAGATCGGCCTCCCTCATGACGTCCACGGCCCCGGCGCCCTGAAGGGCGCGGGCCCGGATGAGCTGCTCGCGGCGCGGCTCCTCGCGGGGCACGATGAGGGCCGGCGCGGACGAGGCCAGCACCTCGCACACCGTGTTGTAGCCGCCCATGGTCACCACGGCGCAGGCCCGCTCGATGTACCGGCTCAGCCCCGGCGGACACCGGTGGATCTCAGTGCCGGGCGCCGCGGCGTCGCGCACGGCCTCGGCGTCGTCCTCGCCGAGTTGGGGGCCGGTGACGAGCACGTGGCGGTACCCGGGCGGAGGGGTCAGGGCCGCGGCCGTCTTGAGTAGCCGCGCCCCGTCGGACCCACCGCCGACGGTGGTCAGGACGAAGGGGGTCTCGTCCCGGCAGCGCTCGCGGTCCAGCAGGGCGCGCCCGTCGGCGAGGTAGCCGGTGAAGACGGCGAGGTCGTGCAGGAAGTCGGGGATCTCGCCGGAGGCGAGGGGGTCGTGGACGCGCCGGTCGCCGTAGACCCAGACCTCGTCGATGATCCGGCGCAGGGCATCGGGGGAGTCCAGGGCCTCCCACTCGGAGGCGGCCGTCTCGGGGTCGTCGAGGACTTCGCGCAGGCCCAGGACCATGCGCGTGGCGGGGCGGGCCTCGCGCAGGCGGTGCAGCGGGGCCCGCAGTTCGCCGCGCACCCCGTACAGGTGCCGGTCGACGATGACGAGCGCGGGGGCGAAGCCGATCAGGGCGGTTGCGACGAGGTCGGAGCGCAGCGCCGCCAGCGACTGGGGGGTGTCCCGCAGGCGCCTGGGGCGGTAGCCGACGGGGCTCTTGGTGAAACCCGGCAGGATGAGCCAGTCGAATCCCGGGGGCAGGGGGAAGTCGGCGGGGGGCGCTAGTCCGGCGACCAGCAGGCCGGTGACGCCCGCTCCGGTCAGGCGCGGCAGGTCGTGGGCGAGCTGGTGGGCGAGGGCGAGATTGCGGCGCAGGTGCCCGAGCCCGAGCGCGTCATGGCTGTAGAGCACGATGCGGGTGGTGTCCTGACTCACTGTGCCTCTCCTTGTTCGGGCCTGTGAGATCAGGATCGGCGGCGGCCGGGAGAGGGCCATGAGACAGTGATGAGAGAGTTCTCAGGAATCTGCGCCGGGGCGGGGCCGTTCTGCACCCCGACGCGGGGCGGGGCTCAGACGAGATGGACCTTAACGCCGGCGGCCCGCAGCGCCTCGACCGGTTCGGGCTCCGCCGCCTCGTCGGTGATGAGCTCATCGATTTCGCTCGTGCGGCAGATGAGGGCGAAGGCGGCCTCGCCGAGCTTGGTGTGGTCGGCGACGACGACGACGCGGTGGGCCGCGCGCACCAGGGCGGCGTTGACGGCGGCCTCGCTCTCGTGGGAGGCGTAGACGCCGTGGTCGTCGACGCCCTCCACGCCGAGGAACAGGGTGCCGATGGAGATCTGGGGGAGGATGAGCGAGGACAGGGGGCCGGTGAGTTCGTAGGAGCGGGCGCGGGCGGCGCCGCCGGTGACCACGACGCGCACGCACTGGCGCACGGTGAGCTCG is part of the Actinomyces sp. oral taxon 414 genome and encodes:
- a CDS encoding ABC transporter ATP-binding protein translates to MSARVRRSALTRTLRLVGPDLRPHLLMVAGGTLALMSEVVFRVLEPWPMKIVVDSVLSSLGTSTGYAPASVLGLVACGAGLVGIVFMRALCNYLATVSFALAGSRTAVALRARAFRHVAGLSQQFHARNRSADTVQRLVSDIARMQDVAVTAGLPLAANVLTLLVMVVVMFVLDPLLALVVVAAVIVFLVTSSGSSKRITTASRRTRKSEGQLANTAQEALATIKVVQAYGLEELILDRFIGANRDSLRTGVRSLRLAARLERSTDVLVGVATALVMVGGGLRVLQGAMTPGDLVLFTTYLRTTMKPLRDMAKYTGRIARATASGERVADLMAVVPDIISPVSPLPLGRVRGHIDFNGVVTRYDGNEVLHGISLTVAPGEHVALVGPSGSGKSTLVSLVVRALDPVAGEVRLDGLPLPALDLGELRASVSVLHQDAVLLTGTIRDNIRMGRPDATDEEVEAAARRAGAHDFIVSLPGGYATPVGERGDTLSGGQRQRVAIARALLRDTPVVILDEATTGLDPAARTLVLDAVDRLARGRTTLIVTHDADVAVRADRVVWIEDGRIVLDDSPERLLAHSRIFRSWTGASPVPEAPAVGGGRRGHL
- a CDS encoding glycosyltransferase — encoded protein: MSRIGYVLKVYPRFSETFIVTEILAREELGDDLTIYALRPTTDSRFHPEIARVRARVSWVPRPFKACELWSLLADSLPDAGQRSRLAGIMPVLAGLPGDDVAQGVALAAAARADGVTHLHAHFASLAARIAWIASRLTGIPYTVTTHAKDIFHDDVDPVWLRRVCADADRVIAISRFNEHHLRTVLEGTGARICLRYNALELDRFPFRPPAPPSPGTALRVAAVGRLVPKKGFDVLLRALAALVDSGVEVTAVIAGEGELGDSLAGLVGELGLGERVQMPGALTQSEVRSLLNGSHVLVAPCVPAADGNVDGLPTVVLEAMACGTPVIATAVTGMPEVVRDGQTGILLPPGDAPALVRALRGLADGSVDPAPLAAGARALIEEEFDSRAQAAVLSAWQRERPGERPDGQPDAEARRPDGRPAGAGTEEVG
- a CDS encoding glycosyltransferase family 4 protein, producing the protein MRVSYVCLDPGVPVFGAKGASVHVQEVVRALRRAGHEVVLHAARCGDLVPADLADLTVVETPVRAHDPAGRERAQARASRRAARDVLERGADLVYERYSLFSTALADVARAAGAPGVLEVNAPLIDEQRRHRVLVDGAGALAALRAQAGRARLTACVSDPVRRWVERLVPDCRAATVPNGVSLERIRPSREDPGVVVVFVGTLKPWHGVDDLLRAAAMARAPWSLRIIGDGPQMPALRALAEDLGIDVDFRGEVAPDRIPAHLAGAAIAVAPYPDLGGADEQYFSPLKVLEYLAAGLPVVGSAVGQLPGMLRGAGVLVPPSDPARLAGAIDALALDADERARLGAAGRRLAEERHGWDRVVADVLCRLGPEGGAS
- a CDS encoding glycosyltransferase family protein; its protein translation is MSQDTTRIVLYSHDALGLGHLRRNLALAHQLAHDLPRLTGAGVTGLLVAGLAPPADFPLPPGFDWLILPGFTKSPVGYRPRRLRDTPQSLAALRSDLVATALIGFAPALVIVDRHLYGVRGELRAPLHRLREARPATRMVLGLREVLDDPETAASEWEALDSPDALRRIIDEVWVYGDRRVHDPLASGEIPDFLHDLAVFTGYLADGRALLDRERCRDETPFVLTTVGGGSDGARLLKTAAALTPPPGYRHVLVTGPQLGEDDAEAVRDAAAPGTEIHRCPPGLSRYIERACAVVTMGGYNTVCEVLASSAPALIVPREEPRREQLIRARALQGAGAVDVMREADLDVGALTRWVARAVTRRVLRARLRRDGLRTAAARAAALLRPDPTISRRARQERAS
- a CDS encoding phosphotransferase, yielding MRDPLTPPTPPTPQTGSGPIWALPRIPGLRRAWPEADGAIAFEAVDASDGLLRAGRVERTGTWRLAPYAADPDLPGLTPALAGELGGRLAVHRPGRRAVVVGGRLVRKIVRPGRAHRLCPPRVRRVFEGAGLRVPGVVGRGADHLDLELVPGRSLHELGDAGLAGWRRLARVWPDAVRDAAALPEHTGAHEAGVLHRWLVRTRAAGALDVLDAVGGQGRIERSIERACAALDEERGPAVAAHRDLHDGQLLWDGCDLSLIDLDTAATAEAALDLGNLAAHADLARVTGRLGAAAHDRVLGLLDDVAAHLPTTARRLRTYTDAARLRLALVHVFRPGASAWMRDWIGLALHRTTTTPGWRPS
- a CDS encoding phosphotransferase family protein, encoding MDISSTWAAVEAVLDQDRLSDLTGWPVRAARLRIKPDVSLAVGLEEAATGRPAGWARLLWPISRAKAERAARRARERGLRTVRRELDGGLVLHAGRLASDPALMEHVGRAAAGGLVEDPDGARVLRHNPLRRLVVRTGTGVVRITSAPQDDELRLRDFIAARVPGAPIPAAAPGFAAPGPPTHISALRFVGDADLARVALPGAALAAATAAAGAALAALHASARRLPADLAARLPGRGAERRRAGAVHASVLRALDPGLAARVLALDERLPAAPPAPRVLAHGDFTPDQVLVRRADGAVWITDFERSRLAPAATDLGSYLAVVDDATGRALLDGYADAGGRVPDEADLAAGVLGARLARLAEPLRHADTRWRERIGRELEELEETCATR